From one Nothobranchius furzeri strain GRZ-AD chromosome 2, NfurGRZ-RIMD1, whole genome shotgun sequence genomic stretch:
- the LOC129152299 gene encoding thrombomodulin, with the protein MNRALILCGFWVWLRDATAEPVVRCTGRSAPGLCLFQNRVDFRGAEQSCRLTNGQLAENQTEVLVELPDGFDGRFWLRSPRGTHCTAVSMRSGANVTVQSVPCRNQLDGFVCRFDPSEVCSPVQGIGHVTYTTSFVTPNFAVVDSDSFPPGTVAEEVWSGGPYPDSKQLCHGRWHRAPWFCEVLLGGCEHECDHLCTCPVTHALHPNNFSCVARAPATPAPGHQIQCRSGFEPSLDGTRCVDVDECAEEEDSCTEEGEECVNTDGGYECTCMEGFEEEDGACVNASICLLCEHSNCSRVSGEFRCVCRDGYRVSPRDPTRCDQYCPERVCRAVCHRDPDLEERDMQQCTCPDGYIVDLVNRTADCVDIDECEQQMCDHLCENTFGSYRCACHRGFRLERGDRCVPLEEKGEKGEEENRLPPSPNESPEPLRPALPSYIKAGSVLGITVFLVLCAAGLGCLVRTMMRRCGRLDLTSIRHPDLDIFYLQQVTTETYKRLSFDKQSKSDMRL; encoded by the coding sequence ATGAACCGAGCTCTGATCCTGTGCGGATTCTGGGTCTGGCTGCGGGACGCGACTGCGGAGCCGGTGGTTCGGTGCACCGGGAGGAGCGCTCCGGGTCTCTGCCTCTTCCAGAACCGTGTGGACTTTCGGGGGGCGGAGCAGTCGTGCAGGCTCACGAACGGACAGCTGGCTGAAAACCAGACGGAGGTGCTGGTGGAGCTGCCAGACGGGTTCGACGGGAGGTTCTGGCTGCGCAGTCCCCGAGGCACGCACTGCACCGCCGTGTCCATGAGGAGCGGGGCCAACGTGACAGTCCAGTCGGTACCGTGCCGGAACCAACTGGACGGATTTGTTTGCCGGTTTGATCCCTCTGAGGTTTGCAGTCCCGTGCAGGGGATCGGGCACGTCACGTACACGACCTCTTTCGTGACCCCGAACTTTGCGGTGGTGGACTCGGACTCCTTCCCACCGGGTACCGTGGCGGAGGAGGTCTGGTCCGGAGGCCCCTACCCGGACTCTAAACAGCTGTGCCACGGCCGGTGGCACCGGGCCCCCTGGTTCTGTGAGGTTCTGCTCGGCGGCTGCGAGCACGAATGCGACCATCTCTGTACCTGCCCTGTCACGCACGCGCTGCATCCCAACAATTTCTCCTGCGTGGCGCGCGCTCCCGCCACCCCCGCGCCGGGTCACCAGATCCAGTGCAGAAGCGGATTCGAACCGTCGCTGGACGGCACGCGCTGCGTGGACGTGGATGAGTGCGCGGAGGAGGAGGACTCGTGCACGGAGGAGGGTGAGGAATGCGTGAACACTGATGGAGGCTACGAGTGCACGTGCATGGAGGGCTTCGAGGAAGAGGACGGCGCGTGCGTGAACGCTTCCATCTGCCTGCTGTGTGAACACTCCAACTGTTCTCGGGTCAGCGGGGAGTTCCGGTGCGTGTGCCGGGACGGGTACCGGGTGTCCCCCAGAGATCCGACCCGGTGCGACCAGTACTGCCCAGAGAGGGTGTGCCGGGCGGTCTGCCACCGGGACCCGGACCTGGAGGAGCGGGACATGCAGCAGTGCACGTGCCCTGACGGGTACATCGTGGACCTGGTGAACCGGACCGCGGACTGTGTGGACATCGATGAATGCGAGCAGCAGATGTGCGACCACCTGTGTGAGAACACTTTCGGTAGCTACAGGTGTGCGTGTCACCGGGGGTTCCGGTtggagaggggggacaggtgtgTCCCCCTGGAGGAGAAgggggagaagggggaggaggagaacCGCCTCCCTCCTTCTCCAAACGAATCACCCGAACCCCTCAGACCCGCCCTGCCCTCTTACATCAAGGCCGGCAGCGTCCTGGGCATCACCGTGTTCCTGGTTCTGTGCGCGGCCGGGCTGGGCTGCCTGGTCCGAACCATGATGAGGCGCTGCGGCCGCCTGGACCTGACCTCCATCAGACACCCGGATCTGGACATCTTCTACCTGCAGCAGGTGACAACAGAGACCTACAAGAGGCTGTCATTTGATAAACAATCAAAGAGCGACATGAGactctga
- the thbd gene encoding thrombomodulin, producing the protein MDMGTWTLLVLLLGPVGALTPHSGYCIGKGCFAWFRVPSDFRTAQSHCQDLGGHLMTVRTSVSNDVLSVLVGNVTGSFWIGLHRPSGCPEPAAKLSGFQWVTADSESDFRNWLQNFTSSCSVERCVSVNGQDGFRWRPTRCGRSTAGFLCEFGSTEQCQAQAVGPGESVSYMIPYGFRVDDLPMVPLGSTATRFPSGTRSICSSAGWLPAPWSCEISVGGCEYRCAPGPDNDPVCVCPPGRTINPGNKVSCESSGLGDPCAERRCQQICFMDGACGCEHGFRLAEDGTSCVDFNECTNERQCPGENFMCVNTQLRYKCVCQVGFTSRRGLCVDRDECVSAPCEHECVNTPGSYRCLCYEGYVVDKASPDRCKLFCGKDECPAVCDPNDGRQCYCPEGYVAEERPDGTFCLEIDECAFSYCDQGCVNTFGGYVCSCDPGFKLVEEYRCVKTDEEGPEEGAPTPDPTSLNEEPDPTHRPSAITPGGLVGIIVCVVVLITLLVFAAHLGLRQRGRKSSSASGPLRAAGEDSHSLQRVRTHSHVDSF; encoded by the coding sequence ATGGACATGGGGACGTGGAccctgctggtcctgctgctgggaCCAGTCGGAGCTCTGACGCCTCACAGTGGCTACTGCATCGGTAAAGGGTGCTTCGCCTGGTTCCGAGTTCCGAGCGACTTCAGAACCGCACAGAGTCACTGCCAAGATCTGGGGGGACACTTGATGACGGTCCGCACCTCGGTGTCAAACGACGTTCTGTCCGTCCTGGTGGGAAACGTAACCGGGAGCTTCTGGATCGGTCTGCATCGACCCAGCGGCTGTCCGGAACCGGCTGCGAAGCTCAGCGGGTTCCAGTGGGTCACCGCAGACTCCGAGAGCGACTTCAGGAACTGGCTGCAGAACTTTACCAGCAGCTGCTCTGTGGAGCGCTGCGTGTCCGTTAACGGGCAGGACGGGTTCCGGTGGAGACCGACACGGTGCGGCCGGAGCACCGCCGGGTTCCTCTGTGAGTTCGGCTCCACAGAGCAGTGCCAGGCCCAAGCTGTCGGGCCGGGGGAGTCCGTCTCCTACATGATTCCCTACGGATTCAGGGTGGACGATCTTCCGATGGTTCCGCTTGGAAGTACCGCGACCCGCTTCCCGTCCGGGACCAGGTCCATCTGCTCCTCGGCCGGGTGGCTTCCTGCGCCGTGGAGCTGCGAGATAAGCGTGGGTGGCTGTGAGTACCGGTGCGCTCCCGGGCCTGACAACGACCCGGTCTGCGTCTGCCCTCCGGGCCGAACCATCAACCCGGGCAACAAGGTGTCGTGCGAGTCGTCGGGACTGGGAGACCCGTGCGCCGAGCGGCGATGCCAGCAGATCTGCTTCATGGACGGCGCGTGCGGGTGCGAGCACGGCTTCAGGCTGGCGGAGGACGGCACGTCGTGCGTGGACTTCAACGAGTGCACGAACGAGCGTCAGTGTCCCGGAGAGAACTTTATGTGCGTGAACACGCAGCTCAGATATAAGTGCGTGTGCCAGGTTGGGTTCACGAGCAGACGCGGACTGTGCGTAGACAGGGACGAGTGCGTGTCCGCGCCATGCGAGCACGAGTGCGTGAACACACCTGGCAGCTACAGGTGCCTCTGCTATGAAGGATACGTGGTGGACAAAGCGTCTCCGGATAGGTGCAAACTGTTCTGCGGGAAGGACGAGTGTCCCGCCGTCTGCGACCCGAACGACGGGCGCCAGTGCTACTGCCCGGAAGGGTACGTGGCGGAGGAGAGGCCCGACGGAACCTTCTGTCTGGAAATAGACGAGTGTGCGTTCTCCTACTGCGACCAAGGATGCGTAAACACGTTCGGTGGGTACGTGTGCTCCTGCGACCCCGGGTTCAAACTGGTGGAGGAGTACAGGTGCGTAAAAACCGATGAGGAGGGCCCAGAAGAGGGGGCCCCAACTCCTGACCCAACCAGCCTCAACGAGGAGCCTGATCCAACACACCGCCCCTCTGCCATTACTCCCGGAGGTCTAGTGGGCATCATCGTGTGCGTGGTGGTCCTCATCACGCTGCTGGTGTTCGCAGCTCACCTGGGACTCAGGCAGAGGGGCAGGAAGAGCAGCAGCGCCTCGGGGCCCCTCCGGGCTGCTGGGGAGGACAGTCACAGTTTACAGAGGGTCAGGACACACAGCCACGTGGACAGCTTCTAA